A DNA window from Aminivibrio sp. contains the following coding sequences:
- a CDS encoding HDOD domain-containing protein — translation MEYVSVNRLKSGMVLSGDLIAPNGRFILPKGARLTPKNIMSLKIWGVSEVPVAKPNEQEEPGGDELLYSSDVMDEARETVLDLFSGVPPASPLMKEVFTVAVRVRAGRIAEGFPAKIPGSFTFSLPLKPRISDEKIDMEDILRTEVGLTSFPDVYFRISEALQSPQSSVSHIADLISKDTALSATLLKLANSAVYGVPGRVDSILRATALIGVRALSLLALGVSAVQNFKDIPVEWVNMESFWKHSVSVAVIAQILASKKNPRIIEQAFVAGMLHDIGRLVLFRHAPFTMARLISAAAERRVPLTALEKEVLGFDHGELGGRLLERWNFPLALSDMVLQNHETEEQTKAFPTALLAASDVLAAAIGEGNSGSLHVSPIPDSVWKVVDLPFSVIDMTARQAHRQISEIYSLFKGGDDDGKTVPHS, via the coding sequence ATGGAATACGTATCTGTTAACCGTCTTAAATCGGGCATGGTGCTTTCCGGGGATCTTATCGCCCCGAACGGCCGATTTATTCTGCCCAAGGGAGCCCGCCTGACCCCGAAAAACATCATGAGCCTCAAGATTTGGGGAGTCTCCGAGGTTCCCGTCGCAAAACCAAATGAACAGGAAGAACCGGGCGGCGATGAGCTCCTCTATTCCTCCGACGTCATGGATGAAGCCCGGGAAACGGTGCTGGACCTTTTCTCCGGCGTCCCTCCGGCCTCCCCTCTCATGAAGGAGGTCTTCACAGTCGCCGTGAGGGTAAGGGCGGGAAGGATCGCCGAAGGGTTTCCGGCAAAAATTCCCGGTTCCTTCACTTTCTCCCTCCCTCTCAAGCCCAGAATTTCCGACGAGAAAATCGACATGGAGGACATCCTCAGGACGGAAGTGGGGCTCACCTCCTTTCCCGACGTATATTTCCGGATCTCGGAGGCCCTGCAGTCACCGCAGAGCTCCGTCTCCCACATCGCCGATCTCATCAGCAAAGATACCGCCCTCTCGGCCACCCTTCTGAAACTGGCCAACAGCGCCGTCTACGGCGTTCCCGGAAGGGTGGACTCCATTTTACGGGCGACCGCCCTCATCGGCGTGCGGGCCCTCTCCCTGCTTGCCCTCGGCGTATCCGCCGTCCAGAACTTCAAAGACATTCCCGTGGAATGGGTCAACATGGAGTCCTTCTGGAAACACTCCGTGTCCGTGGCGGTCATCGCCCAGATCCTCGCGTCGAAGAAAAACCCGAGGATCATAGAGCAGGCCTTCGTGGCGGGGATGCTGCACGACATCGGACGGCTCGTCCTTTTCCGCCACGCCCCCTTTACAATGGCGCGCCTCATCTCTGCCGCCGCGGAGCGGAGGGTCCCCCTGACGGCCCTCGAGAAGGAAGTACTCGGTTTCGACCACGGAGAACTGGGCGGGAGACTGCTGGAGCGGTGGAATTTCCCCCTGGCGCTTTCCGACATGGTTCTCCAGAACCATGAAACGGAAGAACAAACCAAGGCCTTCCCCACCGCCCTCCTGGCAGCCTCCGACGTTCTCGCGGCCGCCATCGGCGAGGGAAACAGCGGGTCCCTTCATGTCTCCCCCATTCCGGACAGCGTCTGGAAAGTGGTGGATCTTCCCTTTTCCGTGATAGATATGACGGCGCGACAGGCACACCGGCAGATTTCCGAAATTTACAGCCTTTTCAAAGGCGGCGATGACGATGGAAAAACAGTTCCTCACTCTTGA
- a CDS encoding 2-keto-4-pentenoate hydratase, with product MNVNVKKIAQELFDAEKGRFQITMPTVSYPSMTAEDAYAVQLENIARKVSAGEHIIGMKIGLTSKAMQNLLHVNEPDYGHLTDKMLLSEGENCPINELIQPKAEGELAFCLKKALKGPAVTIADVYNATGWVVPAIEIVDSRIKDWKITLLDTIADNGSSARFVLGGKMTPIAQVDMRLTGMTLEKNGELVNSGTCAEVWGNPAAAVAWLANKLSEFNIELKEGDIVMAGALTAAQPVVRGDSITVSFHGMGSVTVAFQ from the coding sequence ATGAACGTGAACGTGAAGAAAATTGCACAAGAATTGTTTGACGCGGAAAAAGGACGTTTCCAGATTACCATGCCCACCGTATCCTACCCGAGCATGACGGCGGAAGACGCCTACGCAGTCCAGCTGGAAAATATAGCGAGAAAAGTCTCGGCGGGAGAACACATCATCGGCATGAAAATCGGATTGACCAGCAAGGCCATGCAAAATCTTCTGCACGTGAACGAACCGGATTATGGTCATTTGACCGATAAAATGCTGCTTTCGGAGGGAGAAAATTGCCCCATCAATGAGTTGATTCAGCCGAAAGCAGAGGGCGAGCTCGCGTTTTGTCTCAAAAAAGCTTTGAAGGGACCGGCCGTTACGATCGCAGATGTTTATAACGCTACCGGTTGGGTCGTTCCCGCTATTGAAATAGTGGACAGCCGTATTAAGGACTGGAAAATCACGCTTCTCGATACCATAGCGGACAACGGTTCCAGCGCACGATTTGTGCTGGGCGGCAAAATGACGCCCATCGCTCAGGTGGACATGCGCTTGACCGGCATGACTCTTGAAAAAAACGGAGAACTCGTCAACAGCGGCACGTGCGCCGAAGTATGGGGAAACCCTGCGGCGGCGGTTGCATGGCTTGCAAATAAACTTTCCGAATTCAACATAGAACTGAAAGAAGGAGACATCGTCATGGCAGGCGCTCTGACTGCGGCGCAGCCAGTTGTAAGAGGAGACAGCATCACCGTGAGTTTCCACGGCATGGGAAGCGTAACGGTTGCTTTTCAATGA
- the larA gene encoding nickel-dependent lactate racemase codes for MDFQLKRGRGTEAFTLEDSRILQVVLPPEMNLKPCTLRDVDGALDNPVGTPPLLDLLQRKKPRKIVLVVNDITRPTPYDLLLPPVLARFARAGITDDMVTLLVATGIHDPHTDEQNLQVYGEEIVRRFRIVSHAADNLDSLVSIGTLSTGTELKINRLVAEADFVLTLGVVMPHYFAGYSGGRKSILPGVAWKETVERNHSRMVELMDALPDLDSNPVNLEMIEAAQMVGVDFILNVVVNEKKDVVKVAAGDVAAAWREAVAVSASLYEVPVKGLADVAVAGACGHPRDINMYQAQKALDHADKATKKGGAIVLVADCPEGFGEAVFEEWMNAASCPEDIVRRIRTDFKMGGHKAFGFAKVAAEKTVYMVTSMGEAEVKKLFAVKVSSVEEALRLIEQERGKDLSYLVLPEGSLTVPVPPRG; via the coding sequence ATGGATTTTCAGCTGAAAAGAGGCAGGGGGACCGAGGCGTTCACCCTCGAGGATTCCAGGATCCTCCAGGTGGTTCTGCCGCCGGAGATGAACCTGAAGCCCTGCACCCTGCGGGATGTGGATGGTGCGCTCGACAACCCCGTGGGGACGCCTCCCCTCCTTGACCTTCTGCAGAGGAAAAAGCCCCGGAAGATCGTCCTTGTGGTGAACGACATTACACGGCCCACCCCCTACGACCTTCTGCTTCCGCCGGTGCTCGCCCGCTTTGCCCGGGCGGGGATCACCGACGACATGGTCACCCTTCTCGTGGCCACGGGCATCCACGACCCCCACACCGACGAGCAGAACCTCCAGGTGTATGGCGAGGAGATCGTCCGGCGGTTCCGGATCGTCTCCCACGCTGCCGACAACCTTGATAGCCTCGTCTCCATCGGAACCCTCTCCACGGGAACGGAGCTGAAGATCAACAGGTTGGTGGCTGAAGCGGATTTCGTCCTCACCCTGGGAGTGGTCATGCCCCATTATTTCGCGGGCTACTCGGGCGGGCGGAAGTCCATCCTGCCAGGAGTGGCGTGGAAGGAGACGGTGGAGCGAAACCATTCCCGGATGGTGGAACTCATGGATGCCCTCCCGGACCTAGACTCGAACCCGGTGAACCTCGAGATGATCGAGGCGGCGCAGATGGTGGGGGTGGATTTTATCCTCAACGTGGTGGTCAACGAGAAGAAGGACGTGGTGAAAGTCGCGGCCGGTGACGTAGCGGCAGCGTGGAGGGAGGCCGTTGCCGTCTCGGCGAGCCTGTACGAGGTTCCGGTGAAGGGGCTCGCGGACGTGGCCGTCGCCGGCGCCTGCGGGCACCCCCGGGACATCAACATGTACCAGGCACAAAAGGCCCTCGACCACGCCGACAAGGCCACGAAAAAGGGCGGTGCCATCGTGCTCGTGGCCGACTGCCCCGAAGGGTTCGGCGAGGCCGTATTCGAGGAGTGGATGAACGCCGCGTCCTGCCCGGAGGATATCGTCAGGCGAATCCGGACCGATTTCAAAATGGGGGGGCACAAGGCCTTCGGCTTCGCCAAGGTCGCTGCGGAGAAGACGGTCTACATGGTCACGTCCATGGGCGAGGCGGAGGTGAAAAAGCTCTTCGCCGTGAAAGTGTCGTCGGTGGAGGAGGCCCTGAGGCTCATAGAACAGGAAAGGGGAAAGGACCTCTCGTATCTGGTTCTGCCCGAGGGAAGTCTCACGGTCCCGGTTCCTCCCAGGGGCTGA
- a CDS encoding HD domain-containing phosphohydrolase, with the protein MEKQFLTLEKLQNRIISLEEERIAVTNALDIALKINDIQPDAAAEATVESILALCYERTGKLIGLRGGAFYLFGQEDAGFQLAYASSPEAKKKIEKELPALIDDGTLAWVVQTERAVTAKFTTGEDVFLHALATPGRTMGVFIGILRDKKEDILDICYALLSIYFSQVAGVLQNRELFRMAKKENSSLSSAVNVLRETEEKLVSLNRTLEEMVRERTRELEKINERLLAEIAERKRKEEALLESEELSASLLNHSPNPILVVNPDTSVKYINFSLEQLTGYSLVEVINRKAPYPWWAEDDLHFMSEYYGMVTARGTTKREHLFRKKNGDPLWVEVSMTTIFGENGPKYSIANWVDITERKLAESAREHAEQLLTETNAKLSDTLDGIVVSMAKVVETRDPYTAGHQERVARLAIAVAREMGLPEEQVRGVSVAAVLHDLGKIDVPAEILSKPSRLKDKEYSLIQDHCIAGYEILKNVDFPWPVAKAVLQHHERMDGSGYPSGTAGDEILLESRILAVADVVEAMSSHRPYRPSLGLEQGLGEITRLRGTGFDENVVDACLAIFARGESPWE; encoded by the coding sequence ATGGAAAAACAGTTCCTCACTCTTGAAAAGCTTCAGAACAGGATCATTTCGCTGGAGGAAGAGCGCATTGCCGTCACCAACGCCCTCGACATCGCGCTCAAGATCAACGACATCCAGCCGGACGCCGCCGCGGAAGCCACGGTGGAATCCATCCTCGCCCTCTGCTATGAGCGCACGGGCAAGCTCATCGGCCTCAGGGGCGGGGCCTTCTATCTCTTCGGGCAGGAGGACGCCGGCTTCCAGCTTGCCTACGCCAGCTCTCCCGAGGCGAAAAAGAAGATTGAAAAGGAGCTTCCGGCCCTTATTGACGACGGAACCCTCGCATGGGTCGTCCAGACCGAGCGGGCCGTAACGGCCAAGTTTACCACGGGCGAGGATGTCTTCCTCCACGCCCTCGCAACGCCGGGGCGGACCATGGGAGTCTTCATCGGCATCCTGAGGGACAAGAAAGAGGACATCCTCGACATCTGCTATGCCCTGCTCTCCATCTACTTCAGCCAGGTGGCGGGAGTCCTGCAGAACCGGGAGCTCTTCCGGATGGCGAAGAAGGAGAACAGCAGCCTGTCTTCCGCGGTCAACGTCCTGCGTGAGACGGAGGAAAAACTCGTCTCCCTGAACCGGACTCTGGAGGAGATGGTCCGGGAGCGGACCAGGGAACTGGAGAAGATCAACGAACGGCTCCTGGCGGAGATCGCCGAGAGAAAGCGCAAGGAGGAGGCGCTGCTCGAAAGCGAGGAACTTTCCGCAAGCCTTCTCAACCACTCTCCGAACCCCATCCTGGTGGTCAACCCGGACACATCGGTGAAGTACATCAACTTCTCCCTAGAACAGCTCACAGGGTACTCTCTTGTAGAGGTCATCAACCGCAAGGCGCCCTACCCCTGGTGGGCTGAGGACGATCTCCATTTCATGTCTGAATACTACGGCATGGTCACCGCAAGGGGCACGACCAAAAGAGAACACCTCTTCAGGAAAAAGAACGGCGACCCTCTCTGGGTCGAAGTCAGCATGACCACCATCTTCGGAGAGAACGGCCCGAAGTACTCTATTGCAAACTGGGTGGACATCACCGAGCGGAAGTTGGCGGAGTCGGCCAGGGAACACGCCGAGCAGCTCCTCACGGAGACAAACGCCAAGCTCAGTGATACCCTGGACGGCATCGTGGTCTCCATGGCAAAGGTCGTTGAGACCAGGGATCCTTATACCGCCGGCCACCAGGAGCGGGTTGCCCGGCTCGCCATAGCCGTCGCCAGGGAAATGGGCCTGCCCGAGGAACAGGTCCGGGGGGTGAGTGTGGCGGCGGTTCTCCACGACCTGGGGAAAATCGACGTGCCTGCGGAGATCCTGAGCAAGCCATCCCGCCTGAAGGACAAGGAATACAGCCTCATCCAGGACCACTGCATCGCCGGGTACGAAATCCTGAAGAACGTGGACTTTCCCTGGCCCGTGGCAAAAGCTGTGCTCCAGCACCACGAGCGGATGGACGGCTCCGGCTACCCCTCCGGAACGGCGGGGGACGAAATCCTGCTGGAGTCCAGGATTCTCGCCGTGGCGGACGTGGTGGAGGCCATGTCCTCCCACCGTCCCTACAGGCCGAGCCTCGGCCTCGAACAGGGGCTCGGCGAAATCACCAGGCTCCGGGGGACAGGGTTTGATGAGAACGTCGTGGATGCCTGCCTGGCCATCTTTGCCAGGGGAGAGTCTCCCTGGGAGTGA
- a CDS encoding gamma-glutamyl-gamma-aminobutyrate hydrolase family protein: MGRPVIGIVGNLLVEQGGFSPGIERSYVNNDYVAAVERAGGIPLIIPVVRGQDVAEEQTECVDALLVSGGYDIDPLLYGEEPHKGLEFVYRDTDISQLRTIKTALAKGQPVLAICKGIQLLNVACGGTIYQDLSEIPDSFVKHSQNRKRSCPSHTVVAEEGSVIAELLGTSFPVNSYHHQAVKDVGRGLKVTSRAMDGVVESLEMEGEPFVAGVQWHPEMMMSEGDEMLPLFLRLVEEAKKYAAKP; the protein is encoded by the coding sequence ATGGGCCGACCGGTGATCGGTATTGTGGGGAACCTTCTCGTGGAGCAGGGGGGCTTCTCCCCCGGCATAGAGCGAAGCTACGTGAACAACGACTATGTGGCCGCCGTGGAGCGCGCCGGGGGCATTCCCCTCATAATTCCCGTGGTGAGGGGGCAGGATGTGGCCGAGGAGCAGACGGAGTGCGTCGATGCCCTTCTCGTTTCGGGAGGGTATGACATCGATCCCCTGCTGTACGGCGAAGAGCCTCACAAGGGCTTGGAGTTCGTCTACCGGGACACGGACATTTCCCAGCTCCGCACCATAAAGACGGCCCTGGCGAAGGGGCAGCCCGTTCTGGCCATCTGCAAGGGGATCCAGCTCCTGAACGTGGCTTGCGGGGGCACCATCTACCAGGATCTCTCCGAAATTCCCGATTCTTTCGTGAAACATTCCCAGAACCGGAAACGCTCCTGCCCGAGCCATACGGTGGTGGCCGAGGAGGGATCGGTGATCGCCGAGCTCCTGGGAACCAGCTTTCCGGTGAACAGCTACCATCATCAGGCGGTGAAGGACGTGGGACGGGGGCTGAAGGTCACGTCCCGGGCCATGGACGGCGTGGTGGAATCTCTCGAGATGGAGGGGGAGCCCTTCGTGGCGGGGGTCCAGTGGCACCCCGAGATGATGATGTCCGAAGGGGATGAGATGCTTCCCCTGTTCCTCCGTCTCGTGGAGGAAGCGAAAAAGTACGCGGCCAAGCCATGA
- the ptsP gene encoding phosphoenolpyruvate--protein phosphotransferase, which produces MKGIGASPGIAIGRVVIHWKEQIDILREFVEEPERELERFQTALEFAGEQIRETYSRVLESVGPGEADIFRSHGMMLKDPDFVGQIERMILDENVNAEWAVKQVADSLIQIFESMGNDYMKARSDDVKDISDRVIKLLLQIGGIDLSNLREPSIIVARELTPTDISQMDREMTLGMVSETGGKTSHTAILARTLEIPAVMGVKKLLDEVENDDLMIIDGETGQVFVNPDGETVERYRERLDRYECFRKSLSEVRGMKTVTLDGLEIELEANVASPKDLDDVFKNNGDGIGLYRTEFLYFDSSLLPPEDIQFEQYRIVVEAMKGKPVVIRTLDIGGDKKLDYLSIPEEQNPFLGYRAIRLCLDRQEIFKVQLRAILRASAFGHVRILFPMISSLGELRSAKAILEETKEDLRSQGVPFDESVQSGIMVEVPSAAILSDHFARETDFFSIGTNDLIQYVVAVDRGNEKLSHLYSQYHPAVLRLIKTVIDNGKAAGIQVGMCGESAGDPKLIPILLGMGLTEFSMNPSSILQARWILRNLRKSDLEEAALKTLSLATAEEVEEYCSELLQSLNLCR; this is translated from the coding sequence ATGAAAGGAATCGGGGCCTCTCCGGGCATAGCCATTGGCAGGGTAGTCATTCACTGGAAAGAACAGATCGACATCCTTCGGGAGTTTGTCGAGGAGCCGGAGCGGGAGCTCGAACGGTTTCAGACGGCCCTCGAGTTTGCCGGAGAGCAGATCAGGGAGACCTACTCCAGGGTACTTGAAAGCGTCGGTCCCGGCGAGGCGGACATCTTCAGGTCCCACGGCATGATGCTGAAGGACCCCGATTTCGTGGGGCAGATCGAGCGCATGATCCTCGACGAGAACGTCAACGCCGAATGGGCGGTGAAGCAGGTGGCCGACAGCCTCATCCAGATTTTCGAGAGCATGGGCAACGACTATATGAAGGCCCGCTCCGACGACGTGAAGGATATCTCCGACCGGGTTATCAAGCTGCTCCTCCAGATCGGCGGGATCGACCTCTCGAACCTCAGGGAGCCTTCCATAATAGTGGCGAGAGAACTCACCCCCACGGACATCTCCCAGATGGACAGAGAGATGACCCTCGGCATGGTGTCGGAAACGGGAGGAAAGACCTCCCACACGGCCATTCTCGCCAGGACCCTCGAAATTCCTGCCGTCATGGGGGTAAAGAAGCTGCTGGACGAGGTGGAAAACGACGACCTTATGATCATCGACGGTGAAACGGGACAGGTCTTCGTGAACCCCGACGGAGAGACGGTAGAGCGTTACCGGGAACGGCTGGACCGGTACGAATGCTTCAGGAAAAGCCTCTCTGAAGTGCGGGGGATGAAAACCGTCACCCTTGACGGCCTGGAGATCGAGCTCGAGGCCAACGTGGCCTCTCCGAAAGATCTGGACGACGTCTTCAAGAACAACGGGGATGGCATCGGACTCTACAGGACCGAATTTCTCTATTTCGACAGTTCCCTCCTCCCTCCCGAGGACATCCAGTTCGAGCAGTACAGGATCGTGGTGGAGGCCATGAAGGGAAAGCCGGTGGTCATCAGGACCCTCGACATAGGAGGGGACAAGAAGCTGGACTACCTCTCCATTCCCGAAGAGCAGAACCCCTTCCTGGGCTACCGGGCCATCAGGCTCTGCCTTGACCGCCAGGAAATATTCAAGGTCCAGCTCAGGGCTATCCTCAGGGCCAGCGCCTTCGGTCATGTCCGCATCCTCTTTCCCATGATCTCGAGCCTCGGGGAGCTCCGCTCCGCAAAAGCCATCCTTGAGGAGACAAAAGAAGATCTCCGATCCCAGGGCGTACCCTTCGACGAATCCGTCCAGTCGGGCATCATGGTGGAGGTGCCATCGGCGGCCATCCTCTCCGACCACTTCGCCCGGGAAACGGACTTTTTCAGCATCGGGACCAACGACCTCATCCAGTATGTCGTGGCGGTGGACCGGGGGAACGAAAAGCTTTCCCATCTCTACTCCCAGTACCACCCGGCGGTGCTCCGGCTTATAAAAACAGTCATCGACAACGGAAAGGCCGCGGGAATTCAGGTCGGGATGTGCGGCGAATCCGCCGGAGACCCGAAACTCATCCCCATCCTCCTCGGCATGGGGCTCACGGAATTCAGCATGAACCCCTCGTCCATCCTCCAGGCACGGTGGATCCTCCGGAACCTCCGGAAGAGCGACCTGGAGGAGGCGGCCCTGAAGACCCTGTCGCTGGCCACGGCCGAAGAAGTAGAGGAATACTGCTCAGAGCTGCTCCAGTCTCTTAACCTCTGCCGCTGA
- a CDS encoding nucleotidyl transferase AbiEii/AbiGii toxin family protein, with product MFWDVLDKPRQSLLKSMVASPPIPGAYLAGGTALALQYGHRLSEDFDWFLPESFDPGKLPALLEPFGTVSVAETHAGTFHGWIDGIRVTWLHYPNPLLDPLQQVPNIPGLLLSSPRDTGLMKWAALSDRGARKDFLDLYELGLQGITLEELFLLLPRKFPGRRLNLYHMIKGLSYFDDAEHDPWPVMLRDVSWSALQRYFLSSQTRLLRSLP from the coding sequence GTGTTTTGGGATGTTCTCGACAAACCCAGACAATCTCTTCTGAAGAGCATGGTCGCCTCCCCGCCCATCCCGGGAGCCTACCTGGCGGGAGGAACGGCCCTTGCCCTGCAGTACGGTCACCGGCTTTCCGAGGATTTCGACTGGTTTCTGCCCGAAAGCTTCGATCCAGGGAAACTGCCCGCCCTTCTCGAACCCTTCGGGACAGTCTCGGTGGCGGAGACCCATGCCGGGACCTTCCACGGATGGATCGACGGCATCCGGGTGACATGGCTCCATTACCCCAACCCCCTCCTGGACCCCCTCCAGCAGGTTCCGAACATTCCCGGACTTCTGCTCTCCTCACCCCGGGACACGGGGCTCATGAAATGGGCCGCCCTCTCCGACCGGGGTGCCCGGAAGGATTTTCTCGACCTTTACGAACTGGGGCTTCAGGGAATCACCCTCGAAGAGCTCTTTCTCCTCCTGCCCAGAAAATTCCCCGGCCGGCGCCTCAACCTCTACCACATGATCAAGGGACTGAGCTACTTTGACGACGCCGAGCACGACCCCTGGCCCGTCATGCTCAGGGACGTGAGCTGGAGCGCCCTCCAGCGGTATTTTCTCTCCTCCCAGACCAGACTGCTCCGCTCCCTCCCTTGA
- a CDS encoding amidohydrolase has product MKAILAGALETGLGTVLSGVTVFIENGKIADIAEGLDPKNADEVMDASEMVVTPGLIDAHTHIGTYCEGFPESMADTNDMVNPVVPHLRILDAIYQDDTAFADALAGGVTCVQTLPGSGNVIGGQGAIIKTATAAAGRRKTVDEMVVKAPSSMKAALGENPIRVYKDKQKLPNTRMGNAALLRQAFVEAENYRNKMIQARNKNEMTERNLQHEAILPVLDGDLSLCVHAHRCDDIATAVRIAGEFSIPFTVEHCTEGHLIAPFLAEKNVFAAVGPTLTGKPKLELRNKTWDTPFALWKAGVHFCIITDHPVVPIEHLSVCLSLAVRAGLPREEAIKAATIYAAEHLGIADRVGSVEKGKDADLVIWDGDPLDARSRAVATIIDGETVYSRC; this is encoded by the coding sequence ATGAAAGCAATACTCGCAGGAGCCCTCGAAACCGGGCTCGGAACCGTACTGTCCGGCGTGACCGTTTTCATTGAAAACGGCAAAATCGCCGATATCGCCGAAGGACTCGACCCGAAAAACGCAGACGAGGTCATGGACGCATCGGAAATGGTGGTCACCCCCGGGCTCATCGACGCCCATACCCATATCGGCACCTACTGCGAAGGCTTCCCCGAGAGCATGGCAGACACCAACGACATGGTGAACCCAGTGGTTCCCCACCTCCGGATCCTGGACGCCATCTACCAGGACGACACGGCCTTCGCCGACGCCCTCGCCGGAGGAGTCACCTGCGTCCAGACCCTGCCCGGGAGCGGCAACGTCATCGGCGGCCAGGGGGCCATCATCAAAACCGCCACCGCGGCCGCCGGGCGCAGGAAAACGGTGGACGAAATGGTGGTGAAGGCCCCCTCCTCCATGAAGGCCGCCCTCGGAGAGAACCCCATCAGGGTGTACAAGGACAAGCAGAAGCTCCCCAACACCCGCATGGGCAACGCCGCCCTGCTCCGACAGGCCTTCGTGGAGGCGGAAAACTACAGGAACAAGATGATCCAGGCCAGGAACAAAAACGAGATGACTGAACGAAACCTGCAGCACGAAGCGATCCTCCCGGTGCTCGACGGGGACCTTTCCCTCTGCGTCCACGCCCACCGCTGCGACGACATCGCCACGGCGGTCCGCATCGCGGGAGAGTTCTCCATCCCCTTCACCGTGGAGCACTGCACGGAAGGGCACCTCATCGCCCCCTTCCTGGCGGAGAAGAACGTTTTCGCCGCCGTGGGCCCCACCCTTACCGGCAAGCCGAAGCTCGAACTGCGGAACAAGACGTGGGACACCCCCTTCGCTCTCTGGAAGGCCGGAGTCCACTTCTGCATCATCACCGACCATCCCGTGGTGCCCATCGAGCACCTCTCCGTCTGCCTCTCCCTGGCGGTGCGGGCCGGGCTGCCCCGGGAGGAGGCCATCAAGGCGGCGACCATCTACGCCGCGGAGCACCTGGGCATAGCGGACCGGGTGGGGTCCGTCGAAAAGGGGAAAGACGCGGATCTGGTGATCTGGGACGGCGATCCCCTTGATGCCCGGAGCAGGGCCGTGGCGACGATCATCGACGGAGAGACCGTCTACTCGAGATGCTGA
- the tsaA gene encoding tRNA (N6-threonylcarbamoyladenosine(37)-N6)-methyltransferase TrmO, whose product MKCADMRVQAIGRVHSSLKRQEDCPRQGFEDAPEAEIEIFPAFLEGLDGLEAGRELLVLTWLHLADRSVLKVHPRRNPGAPLKGVFATRSSARPNPIGLHRVTLLGREGARLRVAPLEALDGTPVADIKPVIDER is encoded by the coding sequence GTGAAATGCGCTGACATGAGGGTACAGGCCATAGGAAGGGTTCATTCGTCCCTGAAAAGGCAGGAGGATTGCCCGAGGCAGGGATTTGAGGACGCGCCGGAAGCGGAGATCGAGATTTTTCCTGCCTTTCTGGAAGGGCTGGACGGCCTGGAGGCGGGACGGGAACTGCTGGTTCTGACCTGGCTGCACCTTGCGGACAGGTCAGTGCTGAAGGTGCATCCCAGGAGGAACCCCGGGGCGCCCCTGAAGGGGGTGTTCGCGACCCGGTCCTCCGCAAGGCCCAACCCCATCGGCCTTCACAGGGTGACCCTGCTGGGGAGGGAGGGCGCCCGTCTCCGGGTAGCTCCCCTGGAGGCCCTGGACGGCACGCCCGTGGCGGATATCAAGCCGGTGATCGACGAGCGGTAG
- a CDS encoding 2-phosphosulfolactate phosphatase, translating into MTVKADVVLSPEEILPEADSWLVIDILRATTTMCVFFDGGGEILRPCRSVEEAFLLRDRLAAEGRNPFLMGERNALPPVGFDLGNSPLELLEYGPSRRPEAVMATTNGTRALLKAAASGKPVRPVCARNASAALDASLKDGESVGILCAGLHGRVALDDTACAGLLVELLLRRCDAELQDGAVMALDIWRSGGRDMAAILRRSVHGRRILALGFEGDLVCAAETDVSRSVPMLEEAETGGSVLRIR; encoded by the coding sequence ATGACTGTGAAAGCGGACGTGGTCCTTTCGCCGGAGGAGATTCTTCCGGAGGCGGACAGCTGGCTGGTGATCGATATTCTTCGGGCTACAACCACCATGTGCGTCTTCTTCGACGGAGGGGGGGAAATTCTCCGCCCCTGCCGATCCGTCGAGGAAGCCTTTCTCCTGCGGGACCGGCTGGCGGCGGAAGGCCGGAACCCCTTCCTGATGGGGGAGCGGAACGCCCTTCCTCCCGTCGGGTTCGACTTGGGGAATTCTCCCCTGGAGTTGTTGGAATACGGTCCCTCCAGGCGGCCGGAGGCCGTGATGGCTACCACCAACGGAACGAGGGCCCTCCTGAAGGCGGCCGCTTCCGGAAAACCGGTGCGGCCGGTCTGCGCCCGGAATGCCTCTGCGGCCCTCGATGCCTCCCTGAAGGATGGAGAGTCGGTGGGTATTCTCTGCGCCGGCCTCCACGGACGGGTCGCCCTGGACGACACGGCCTGCGCCGGATTGCTCGTGGAACTTCTTCTGCGGCGCTGCGACGCCGAACTTCAGGACGGGGCGGTCATGGCGCTGGACATATGGCGGTCAGGCGGACGGGACATGGCGGCCATTCTCAGGCGGTCCGTCCATGGTCGGCGGATTCTGGCCCTGGGATTTGAAGGGGATCTTGTCTGCGCGGCGGAGACCGACGTGTCCCGCTCCGTGCCGATGCTGGAAGAAGCGGAGACCGGGGGTTCGGTTCTCCGGATCAGGTAA